One genomic window of Coffea eugenioides isolate CCC68of chromosome 1, Ceug_1.0, whole genome shotgun sequence includes the following:
- the LOC113781725 gene encoding proliferating cell nuclear antigen-like: MFELRLVQGSLLKKVLDAIKDLVNDANFDCSSSGLSLQAMDSSHVALVALLLRSESFEHYHCDCNFSMGINLNNMAKMLKCAGNDDIITIKGDDGSDTVTFMSESSTQDKIADFEMKLMDIDSELLGIPEAEYQAVSTLYKILPGA, encoded by the coding sequence ATGTTTGAATTAAGGCTGGTTCAGGGTAGTTTGTTGAAGAAGGTTCTAGATGCCATAAAAGATTTGGTGAATGATGCGAATTTCGACTGTTCCTCGAGTGGCTTGTCCTTGCAAGCCATGGACTCCAGCCACGTCGCGCTGGTGGCTCTGCTGCTCAGATCCGAAAGCTTTGAGCACTACCACTGTGACTGTAATTTTTCCATGGGGATTAATCTTAACAATATGGCTAAGATGCTCAAGTGCGCTGGAAACGATGACATCATCACCATTAAAGGCGATGATGGTAGTGATACTGTTACCTTCATGTCTGAAAGTTCCACTCAAGATAAGATAGCTGATTTTGAAATGAAGCTTATGGACATCGACAGTGAGCTCCTTGGAATTCCAGAAGCAGAGTACCAGGCAGTGAGCACCTTATATAAGATTTTACCTGGCGCCTAA